The sequence aaaatattaataatattaaattaattaattttttttaataaaatggaaaaatggtgaaaaggtaattttacgcATAATActctaggtataaattagaattttgttcttccCGTTCTTTTCTGAATTGCGTTCCTGTTCGTAGAGAGTTCCTAAGAACGTAAGATTGGAGTCGGATTtcagggtttgaagaacaaatctttataggtaagattctaacccctagattaatattttaatttccttagttaatttcaaacacattagatattttttggaaaatccaaatctaggttaaggtttgtttatttaacttttagatcaaaatgtttgaaaatttgcaAGTATAggttgatttattgatgaagataggaaattttcaaaaaatttcaatggaatagaaaaataaataaataaatttaaaatgaaaaaaaaaatcagagaaagaaaagaaattttagatttatataataaataaataagtcatttgtggAGGCTTTAgattgaaaggaaaataaataaataataggaaGAATTACATGATTTCTGGATTTTGGAGGGCTGATATAGATACTTGTATTTATTGTATTGAGGCATTGTAGTTGTGTGCACGttgttggaagaaaaaaaaaaacgtgtcaaggttaagaaaaaaaaaaaaaaaaaaaaggcagtgTGCATTGGATGGAAGGAAGGccttgaaaaaaaacaaaaacaaaaacaaaatatatataaaaataaataatgaatcatcataataatgatgataGCAATAGGAAGTACTTGCTTTGCTTTATTGGTTTTGTGTGTACCGAGACAAGTGGGTAATGGTTTGGGTGgttattaaatttgataattaataaaataatagtatttagttttaaattaataaataagataatagtaataatggtttatattaataaatagaatgagagatttagtaaaaaaaataaaaaataaaaaattatatagaatttttataatgaaataaaattgcaatttaattaaattagtaatgtgttattagaaacaaattgggaatttattaattttatttaaataaggaataaattagttaaattaaagataaatagtaatagttatttctcttatattatattcggtgaagagtagattttttaggattatttttctcccaagttttcgaggacttcttttgaagtaagggaaattaatgcagttattatttttttagaaacaaatttttatatacatcttttggaaatattttgaattaatattcgTTTTatacatggatcaaatatgttttgtatGAAGAGTATGTTAgaactttatattttgtttacaatagagaaacgtggagatattatgttttgcaaattcgaataattgaaataagtgtttgactttGATTTGTTTGGCtcttgtcaatgggatataatagttgacctttacatttcttagTGGGAAATGTAATTGAATTGGACcacagcctctaggggtttggttagaggttactagtactagtagtgtttggttctgTCCActttaaaggaacaatttgaggttagtcacccatttgaaaagtctcacctaactgggcacccattgatgtttgatgaccagagtaaataaattattggaatgttttgactgaatttgatatgaaaatgtttgaatcagaaGTAAATGCAAacagttagaaattttgaatgtattgaaaaaaaaaattactcataggtttatgaaaatgatttattacaatatctcatattttgcaagtgaatttgaaatatttgatacaTGGActgtattaatgttccttattgggttgtgagctcattcctatttgttgacTATTTTTCAAGTGCCCTTAGTTCAGGTGAgaagtgatggctaggctgaggaatggtcatcattaggatttgacttaggattttatgttgaattttgtttaattgttagttatgttcatttgaatcttttggtatttggaagttatttggatattgatcctttaaattttatgttagttcaaagttgagttttggagattttgaaatttgttttaatacttgaattgtttaagtttgcaaatatttggacaatggattttggatagtgaatgttttagttttgaaattgaattttgaggattttagattttgttccgctactctgaatagatatttggtaattggtaacttccgattacaagataattgtttgggtcaggttacattgtaagccttcgggtttaaagtgtgaaatgaccgtcatgcccttaAAGTGGGTTTTAGGGCGTGACAgtaaagcctataaaaggcttcttacacccCATGTAAGGAGcatccaaagaaaaagaagcttTCACTTTtcctctatttctctctcttttattctctctttctttcattctctcaacactTCTCTTCTTTGACTTCTTTCtcccctttatatatataattaaagtaatatatagtcatctctacttttatttgagtcacatttattctcattttacaacaaaaaaaacgtatttcatgaaatttcaaattaatgggGGGTAAATATATTTAACTCTAACTTAAAAGAGGTGAGTaaagttaattatattttataatgtcaaaatatttttttaaaactagaatcttaaatttgactttaaccttttttttaagcCAAGAAGACATTTAAACGAGACATTTTGTCTAGTATCAAGGGAGGTTTTCGACTTGGGAATAAAACCATGATCTCAAATTTATGCTAAACTCTacccaaatttaaaaacaaattctcaaactTGTATCTATCTTGTTGATATTTTCACAAATCCATCTCATTAAGGATGGGTCAAGTACTTGAATAAACCTCTCCTATTATCATCCTTGTTAATGTTAACATGTTTCCATCGTTATTTAgatgtttcttcaaatttattttacttactttttaatataaatattatgtaatttttaaattcataagtTTGTAccttatttaaattaaatatggttttttttcctCAGAATCAAACATGAAGTAAAACTCTTGATTACATTTCTAAATTTTGGAACCCCTTTCAATGCCTCAAAAGGGACAAAGCTCCTAAACCATCAAACTATATTGTTGTCACTTGTCACCAAAGATTAAAATTTCGGATTTTTTCGGCGAAATATCTTCAATATATCAAATATCGGTGGTATCCAACATGATATTGGGCATCGATTATCAATCAATGAGAATTTCGACAAAATATCGATAATATCAGTGAAATATCAGTCATATATCGGTTTAGAGGTGAAAAAGTCGAGTGAGGAACGACGTGCGGGAAACCTGTTAaaatatcggagatatatcaacgatatattggatatatatCAGcgatatattggatatatcggCAAATATATCAGATATATCATCGAGAAAGCCTgtcaaaatatcaaagatatatcgACGATATATAGAATATATCgaatatatcgccgatatatcggggaaatattagatattttttaaaagttttttttttaaaatatttatccttttttttaattttaaatctatattatcattttatttttaactattttttatatttatctcattaatgctatttttaaaaaattactatcacttcattctttttttttttatccatttaattttatttaattttgaatgtttttattttaaaatattaaaaatataattttactcaaaaattgctacaatataaaaaaattaatgaggttctaatattctataaatttaaattaatttgataagataaattattaataattttaattatttaaataaattaatgttaatagaaaatttgTCAAGTGTAATAAATCTTTAGAaatcaaatctcaaataaaatattttctataaatcaatttaattttttcattaaaatgtaataaaatatgttttaaaaaaagtattttaatttttaaaataaattaatataaatatattaaaggaatttatgctaattttttataaaaatttgataaatataatttttaattgtacTTATaccaattacacttacaaaataactttaatatatatatatatatatatatatatatatatatatatatatatatatatatatattcttacttattttatcattttttttttgagttttttcaagtattcttgtgaattttgaataattttggccttattaatatttttgtcaaaatatccactaaTATTTCTCtgatatttccgatatatccgtaaaatccaagtataatattttaaacctcACTTGTGACAAGGGTGACACATTTAAATCATCATCATACAATATTGTTTTGATTCCATTAGGGCATGTGATTTagcaaaataaaactaaaaatggtTAAAGTTAAGTGAGATTTATATACTTTAGACAATGAACTACAATATTTGGATCACCAGTGTTGTCACACAATCATGGTTCAAAATTGCAGTGTCGATCATTGACTCGAAGGGTCTTGAAACATGTCGGTCTTAATGTCTCAATTCGACATCGaacaatatgataaaataagataattaattttttttttaaaaatataaaaatattatgtaaattgtatatatataattaaataagcttaaaaaattaataaaacaaaattttttcacatttaactcaaaattatttatgataatacTAAGAATAGGGATTTAATTCTCACTTTACCAtacatttttcattaaatcTCATCACATACCATCCGTATCATTTTACTTTAGCAAATTGGACACTCAATTCTCATAATACGTTGCCATCACATACCATCCATGTAAATCCTTATAATGATAAGGCATTTTTAACTTTACCAATCTGAACTCCCAATCTGCCACCCTCGCACACTGCCATTGCTGTCAAGATCCACACCAGACGAGTTTGCAACTATACGAGACCCAACACTGGAGGGGAGCAAGGAAAATGGTCCTCTGGTCTGGACCAGGCTGACTGTGAGGGGTTCTTGCCGACGTCGCCGTTGTAAGACTTAGTCCACTTGACGAATCACCACCGCCGACACCAAAGCTCCATCCTCCGGTAATGCTCTATTTTCAGGAAAATCAGGTAAGTAAATCCTAAATCATGCGCTATCTTCGGTGGTTTCTCCTCTTGTTTCCGAATGGGTCACGggttgggttttttcttttttgatattcTGGGTTAAAAGTTCCAATTTCAGAATCATGGCTGTTTGCTTTGAAAAGGGGAAtctctgatttttatttttatttttttgaaaacgtTCTGATATTTTTATTGTGATTGGAAAGAAGGATAATTACTCACATCAACATATTCTGTTAATTTCATGGGTTTGACTTGTCAAAAACAAGAATTTTACATCTGTGATCTTTACTCCTTTTGTGCGGTATGCAGTATATTTGATTTCGTTGCCGTCAATGCGGGTGGAACAGCTCCAAAGAAGCTTTGTCCCACAGTCTGGTTCTATGTGAATAAGCAAGCTTTCAACGCTATAAAACCTACAATTTCCTTCTACTCCTTCATCCAGATCCAAAGCATGTTTTCTCAAGTACGTATGCCTTCAACATCATCGGTTTTTTCAGCATACACCACCTTTGTTGCATCTGCAATGCTGGTTAAAACCATGCTACATGAAGTTCAGACCTTGGCCAAACAGCTCGTACCTCAACAACTCCAGGACAAGATTTTATCAGGAATTGGAAGGCTTCTTGGGGATCCCTCCTCTCAGATGACTCTTGTCATTGATGAATACAACGGCTACACCATGAATCAAATCTTTGAGGCTTCTCAAATCTACCTGCCGACCAAGATCAGCCCAGCAGTAAGTAGGCTCAGGGTTTCCCGATCTCCAAGAGAGAAGAACCTCTTGGTCACCATCAACAAGGGTGAAAAGGTTATTGATGTATTTGAGGGAATTCAACTCAAATGGGAAATGGTTTCCATTACTGAAAAGCAATTGCCCATGGGAATAGACAAGCCTGAACGTAGATCACTTGAGCTCAGTTTCCTTAAGAAAAACATGGAGAAGGTACTGAGCTCTTACTTGCCATATGTGGTGGAGAGATCAGAATcgataaaagaagaaaacaaggtGGTGAAGCTCTATTCCCTTGGGAACCCCCATGGAGGAGCGGTTGGTGGGGGAGCATGGGGGTCCATCAATCTCGACCATCCCTCAACTTTTGAAACATTGGCCATGGATTTGAAGCTCAAGGAGGACTTAATAAAAGACTTGGACAGATTTGTAAGGAGGAGGAAGTTCTATAAAAGAGTTGGAAAGACTTGGAAAAGAGGGTATCTGTTGTATGGCCCTCCAGGCACAGGCAAGACAAGCTTGATTGCAGCCATGGCTAACTAtctgaaatttgacatatatgaCTTAGAGCTCACAACTCTCCAGAGGAACTCACAGTTTAGAAATCTCTTAGCCTCCACCAAGAACAGATCAATAATCGTGATCGAGGACATCGATTGCAGCACTACATTACAAGACAGACAAGCTGGAAGAAACAACCAAACTACCACCCAGGTCAGTTTACAgagatatataaaattaagaattccTCTCGCCCCTTGTaataaattgttgtttttttgcttATTGACAGTTGACACTATCTGGGCTACTTAATTTCATTGATGGGCTGTGGTCAAGCTGTGGGGATGAGAGGATTATAGTGTTGACAACAAATCACAAAGACAGGATAGACCCTGCATTGCTGAGACCAGGGCGCATGGATATGCACATCCACATGTCCTACTGCACTCCCTATGGATTTAAGACCCTGGCTTCCAACTACCTTGGAGTAAGCAACCACAGACTGTTCACTGAAATCGAAAGGCTGATAACAGAGGTGGAGGTGACCCCAGCCGAGATTGCAGAAGAGCTCATGAAAAGTGAGGAAGCTGATGTGGCCCTTGAAGGACTCATCGAGTTCCTCAAGAGGGCCAGGATTgcagaaaataaatcaaatggtGAGGGAAAAGAAGTTGATGAACAAGGAACAGAAAGACGGGATGTTGTTGAGAGTGAGAAGGTAGTAGAAACAAAGAGGCAGAAGATAGCGAATGGAGAACTAGAGATTTCTGATTTTATGCCATGCGCATACTCGTTTTCTGTAGAAGAAAACCAATCCTGCCTTCTCTGAGGCCTGTAAAACTATGAACTTCAAATAGAACCCATTGAATTTCAAATTGGGGATGGAGGGCACTATCCACGATTCACCCAGGACAGGTAAGTATGAAAAATGTGGCTAaaactttcatatatatattatctggtttgattctctttctcttcctctccGATGTGGGATTTGTAGCAGGTGCTGATGAACTTGAAAGAGACatgggtaaaataataataataataactctTTTGAAGTTTACAatacaatttatatataaatatttttttccttcaaaaagcACTTTAACATTATACCGACCTAAAAATCTCAGAAAGAATTTCCCTAATAAAAGAGCATCACACTgcatgttttcttaaaaaagttagaattattttgttgatgtatggattattttattttattttagttaaatttcaaaagaaaaagaggaaaatagctTCCAGTTTTGAAAACCATAACGTTAATTAAATGATTGCTTctcatatatatttctttttctttggaaaaaGTGCTTTTTAAAGTGacatgacaataaaaaaaactattggaGGAGAATATTCTAGTCAGAAAAAGTCATATTCAGCTCCTTAAAATGCGATATTAAttcattcaaatttaaaattaataaatgtttaCTAAATATTACTAAAAATGCCATTTAAACccctaaaaatgttttttaaagttgagtattttctttaactaattgatattgtaaatatataaataatttttacatttacactttataaaaaataaaaatgtttcattttgaaaattttgtgcattagttttaattttttcaaataaaggaTTACTTTGTAAACATttctaaatatgtttgatttcaataattgataaattatatgatcaaaatatcaattattggattttatgaagataaaatttatgatattaaatagTAATGCATTATACTTAGAAATAGatgatgtatttttttctattttaaatgtaattaataatgatatatttatgataattttttttaaatatttataattttatttaaaattaaattttattttatatttaataattatataaaagataaaaaaaaaaaaaaaagtaaatcaaactaatttatttataaaaatttattaattttcactattttacttattttacatatatatatatattgggagtGAAACTCTGTTCTTATCTCcttcttccttctttcctttgtttctcATTTGTTCCTATTCTCTGTTCCCCTTTCCCTCCTGTCTCCATTTCTCTTCCAACATCCAAACTTTTATTCACAACAATTAAACTGTTTCTCTCTTCTAAGATCAAAACATTACTCACTGAGGCCAAAATCCAGATTATGGTTGTTGTAAAGATTGCTTGTTAGGGTttcagtttttgttttaatttttttgttcttttttattttttgcatttttagtCTTTTGtgttattgtttatattttgttttgttttgtttctggGAAATCCTAAAATTTATGGAGGTTTTGGTTTTGAAATGCATCCGAAAAATCATATGGGATAAATCCTGAAATATCGGAAAAATgaccccaaaaaaaaattgtcaaataatGTTGAgtttttgattgaatttttgttacaccaatttttttatttttccctcgTAGTGTAAAGAATTTTCGTTCATGGTGAATAGATGAGAACACCCAAGAAAACTGATTGAAAACACGAATAacgtctttttttttcttcttagaaTAGTGGCAAATACATGgaaaacaccatttttttttgttatctgaAAATCGGGCTTTAGAAAACACGGAGAacacatgaaaacaaaaaacactctcttatcaaacatgttttatgtattttgtgttctcaaaaacagaaaattgtttttgaaaatactaaCCAAACAAGCCTTGAATTTCCAAACACCCTTTAAGAGCGTCTGAATTACATCTCCAACCACTTTTAAAAGCATGTCACTTTATACCTCCAAATGCtgtgtaatattttttttttttccttcaaatttt is a genomic window of Vitis riparia cultivar Riparia Gloire de Montpellier isolate 1030 chromosome 1, EGFV_Vit.rip_1.0, whole genome shotgun sequence containing:
- the LOC117924548 gene encoding AAA-ATPase At3g50940-like, whose translation is MFSQVRMPSTSSVFSAYTTFVASAMLVKTMLHEVQTLAKQLVPQQLQDKILSGIGRLLGDPSSQMTLVIDEYNGYTMNQIFEASQIYLPTKISPAVSRLRVSRSPREKNLLVTINKGEKVIDVFEGIQLKWEMVSITEKQLPMGIDKPERRSLELSFLKKNMEKVLSSYLPYVVERSESIKEENKVVKLYSLGNPHGGAVGGGAWGSINLDHPSTFETLAMDLKLKEDLIKDLDRFVRRRKFYKRVGKTWKRGYLLYGPPGTGKTSLIAAMANYLKFDIYDLELTTLQRNSQFRNLLASTKNRSIIVIEDIDCSTTLQDRQAGRNNQTTTQLTLSGLLNFIDGLWSSCGDERIIVLTTNHKDRIDPALLRPGRMDMHIHMSYCTPYGFKTLASNYLGVSNHRLFTEIERLITEVEVTPAEIAEELMKSEEADVALEGLIEFLKRARIAENKSNGEGKEVDEQGTERRDVVESEKVVETKRQKIANGELEISDFMPCAYSFSVEENQSCLL